TTGACCTGGGATGAGATGTAGCCTTGGTTTCTGGTCCAGGCGTGACTGAAATCAATACCTCCCCATCCTGGATAGCTtcttagtcctctagactgtgagctcactgtggacagggaaggtgtctgttgtattgttatattgttctctcccaagtgcttagtacaatatgagtgctcagtaaatatgattgactgactgactggtaaaTTAAGTTGCTGTACtaatttaagtgtttagtacagtgctccacccctctagactgtaaactcgctacaggcagggaatgtacctgctaattcggttttattgtactctcccaagtacttagcaccattgattgatagtaagcgctcagtaaataccattgatgatcataCCCCTTGTGCATCTGTTGCACGGTTCTCACATCTGACAGGCGAGGGATCAACAGAAAACAGATCCTTTTACTTGAGCAGACTGTAACACAACCCGACATGCAATCAGAACCTCATAGCCCAAAACCCATCCACTTAAGCAGAAAGGTTAAACTGATCAGACCAACCTCCTCAATTCTAAATGTAGAGACCGGAGCGCaacatggcctgctggaaagagcacggccttggagaTCAAAGGACATGgcttcttatcctggttctgacacttgtctgctgtgcctcagttttcttatctgtaaaatgtgcctgTTTTCTggacttattatagtgcttggcacatagtaagcacttaacaaataccacgattattgtcaTTTAGTCTATTATGACAACATCATAAAATTAAGGGCCTTCAGAAAGAAATCGGCAACAGTGATTCTAGATTCGCTGGTGGTCCTGGATTGGACACTTCAGGAAGAATGATGAAAAACTGAAAATCAAGAGCTGTGTCAGCCCAGGTTATTTCTCTGAGCCAGAGTTTCCAAGGGTATTAATGGTTCCCGGGAGTAATAGGTGCTTTAGGAGGCAGCATCCTAAAAGGACTTAACTTATTCCCCAGGGACAGTTAATATGCTGTCTAAATGTGATAACTTGGGCATGTctgataatcagtcagtcatatttattgagtgctctgttTTCTGTTGATCTCTGGCCAGCTGTGAGAACCGTGCAACAGATACACAAGGAGTAcgatcatcagtggtatatacagagcactgaattgagagCTTGGGATAACAACTCCACTGCCTTGTCCTTTTAAATCTCAGTCTTCATCTTGcttgatttcattcaatagtatttattgagtgcttactaagtgcagagcactgtactaagcgcttggaatgaacaagtcggcaacagagacagtccctgccgtttgacgggcttacagtcccatgTCTTCCACAGTGCAGCATGGTGTCTACAATGAAAATCATTGACAAAAGCATCTACATTTTCTAAAATCAAGATCACTCTATCTTCAATCTTTAaatcatctaaaaaaaaaataggtcaacAAGTTTCAGGTTCAAGAGGCCCAAGAGACTCAGCACCCTCAACTTATGGGGAGGGTTATCACCACCTCCTCCACTCCATGGAGCAACCTACCACTCAGTGGTATCTAccgagcacttagtttgtgcaaagAAGTATATTAAGCCCATGGAAGAGCACAATAGGgtaagtagacacgatctctaTCTTCAAAGACTTTATAACCTAGCAGAGGCTCTGACAATCTAGTGAAACTCCAAACCGTACAGTGCCCTTCCTAGGAAGGAAGCCAGCCcagatgtttagactgtgagcctgttgttgggcagggattgtctctagctgttgccgaattatacattctaagcgcttagtacagtgccctgcacatagtaagagctcaataaatactattgaatgaatgaatgaatattgtcacagccttattataattattatataatattattatatttgttgagggcttattatgtgccaagctctggggaagacacaataTAAGTAGATCGGAcaaagttcccatcccacatggggatttaccagatatggaaactgagtcacagagaagttaagtgatttgcccaaagttggaCAGAAGCCAAGTGGGGGATTTGGGATTgttacccaggtctcctgactcctagtgtCCCATGCTTTTTATACCATGCTGCTCCCCATCCTTTTTAAATATGATCAATTATAAATGCATAGCAACTGACTAAAATACCTGGTAACTTGCTCTTGAGAGGGAGCAGTTAATTTGCTCTTCACAGCTTGCCTTCCTGTCAAGATAGTGGTTTCTAGAGAACCACTTTTGGTTACGCCCCAGGCTATAAACAAAGCCCTTTAAAATGAAGAAGTAATATTGAAACCATACTCTTAACATCTATACAAAAGCCATGCATCCAGGTGGCACAGTTCGAGTAACGGGAAAAATACTCTTGACAGcaggatcttaaaaaaaaaatcagtttattAATGTTCAAAAGTTGATAAAGCTATGTGCAAATTGAAACGTAAGAGTCAGAAACACTTTAAATACTATTTTAACAAGAAAAACAATCTCAGTTTAATTGCACTGAAAATCTACAGGTGCAGCGATATATACCTATCTTTTTATACACATGtataatagatagatagatagatatatatatatatttctttttaCAAATCAACAATTCTACACCTCTCCAATGACTGGCCTGAGCTACTACAGGCTCCCCTGTATGTGATAGTAATGCTCTATAGGCACAAAGGGTCCTGCATGTTGTTAGCATTTTCTCCTTCAACTTGGTTAACCCAAAGTTAGAAATATCCAGTAAAAGAACCCATGCCGTAACAGCTACAttcagagacacagaaaagtagtCCTTTGCCCACACTGATCGAATCTCCCTCTGTCGGCACCGCCCTGCACACTCTTATCCACCACAAACCTCAAAACGACGCGCCCGAACGACCTTACGTTTTCTTAGACAAGTGCATTTCGAAATCAGAGTGAAACTACTCAAGTAGAAAATTCAAATGAACTGCATTTCAACTTTCCAGTAAGTTTTTAACTTGGGAAGAAAACCGAGGACAGAGTCCCACGGGTTTCCAAGTTGGAGAGAAACCGCTGCCTGCCTAAGAACTCCAACCGGGGCTCCGTTTAGGCGATGGCCCTCCCCGTGAATAACTGTCCCGATAGTTAGGGGAAACCAGGGAAGGAGGCTCCAAGAGGATCCCACAGAACAGAACCTATGACCTAAGACTTGGAGAAAGGAATTTCCCTTTGTCTGAAAACCACCTCCACTCCTTCTCTGGAAAAGGATGCCACCCATCTACCCGGCACCATCTAGAATCACATCGTGCTGGGTGATCGCCGTTAGGTCTGTGAGGAAATCGGTTCCATTCCCTGGCAAGGACCAAACTGTTCTCCAAGAGCTCTGAGCAGAGATGGGAGATGCCGGCTTGGGGTGCTAAACCCACAGCAAGGGGCCAGGAAGACACCATGTTTCcctcgtcccctcctccctcctccaccccccacgaGACCCAACCCAACGATGCAGACATGGAGCTGCTTTCACGTGGGGACGTCTAGCGAGTGAGTCTTGGAGGAGCTGCCAGCCGAGACCTTCGGTGGTCTGACGATGCTGGACCTCAGTCTCAGTGCAAAGTCAAAACGGGCTCCGGGGGGGCAAGGAAATGGATCTGGAGCCAGAACGTTCCATCCTTCCAAGGGCGTCTGCACCCTCGCCAGGATGCCACGTGCCGGAAGTCGAGCTGCGGTATCATCACCCGCCGCCACGGCCTCGACGGTGGCACCACCAGccggctccttccctccctccattcctggAGCCCTCTGGTCCCCGCtgaccctcccccggcctcccggccgggCCTCTTTCCGAGACGAAAGAGTGGGGATTGTTGGGTGAGGCCTTGGCTCGGGACCACCCTCCGCCAACCCCGGGTTCTTTCAGGGTTAGGAAGAGGAATTGACATTCCCGGAGGACATGATAGTCTCTGGGCAGTCACCCTCGTCCTTCTGCGGGTGGGAGGAGTTGTCGGACTTGCTGCGGCTGACCTCCATCCCGCCGACGATGGGCCACTTGACCTTGCCCCCGGAGTCCGCGGGCGGGCACTTGCAGCAGCATATAATCCGGGTGAAGGCCCGGCGCATCTCCTTGTTGGTCAGCGTGTAGATGATGGGGTTGGTGGCCGAGTTGAGCACGGCCAGCACCAGGAAATACTCCGCCTTGAAGAGGATGGAGCAAGTCTTGACCTTGCACCCCACATCCAGGAGGAGCAGGATGAAGAGGGGGGCCCAGCAGGCGATGAAGGCGCTCAGGACGATGATGACCGTCTTGAGGAGGGCCAGCGACTTCTCCGAGCTCCGGCTGGCCTTGGACGCGTTCTTGCGGAAGGTGAGCCGGCGGCTGCGCGTCTTGACCAGGGAGTAGATGAGGCAGTAGAGGATGACGATGGACAGCAGGAGCAGGGTAAAGACGGTGGTGCAGAAGAGGATATAGTGCTTATGGTAGAGGGGCAGCACGGTGGAGCAGCTCTGCAGCTCGTTGATGCAGTTCCAGCCCATGATGGGCAGCCCGCCGAGGACCAGCGAGACCACCCAGCAGCCGCTGATGAGGAGGAAGGAGCGGACGCTGTTGCTGCCGTTGTGCAGTTTCATCTTGAACATGGTGATGTAGCGCTCGATGGCGATGGCCAGCAAGCTGAACACCGAGGCGGACAGGGCCACGAACATGCTGCCCTCCCGGAGGAACCACTGGGCCGGGGTCAGCGTGTAGGTGGTGGCGCCGGACAGCAGGAGGTTGGCCATGTAGGCCACGCCGGCCAGCAGGTCCGACAGGGCCAGGTTGCCGATGAAATAGTACATGGGCCGGTGGAACTTCTTGGTCTTCCAGATGGTCAGCAGGACGAAGATGTTCTCCAGGATGATGAAGCAGCAGATGACGATGAACAGGACGGAGGTCAGCTTCAGCTGGCTCTCGGCGCCGGGGTTCAGCTTGCCCGTGTAGTTGTAATGCCGGATGATGATGTCGTAGTTGACGTAGTCGGGGACGGCGCCCGGCTTCGGgtagggggagccgggggaccccATGGCGCTCCGGAGGGCTCCCTGGAGGCGgtgtccggggggtggggggagcggcggcgggggggggggcaggcgcgcttctccggctctgccgctagagggcgggcggcggcggggccccgcaGGCTGCCGTGGTGGCGGGTGGTGCTGAGCTACACGCTCCGGCGAGGCGCTTGCTccggctccccgccccggcccggccgtgcGGCCCTAAACGGAGAGGACACAGAGAGTCAGGAGGAGAGGAGCCGCGGGGACCCGGCGTGAGGCCGTCTGGCCCGACTCATgaagtatttgttcattcattccatactattcattgagcgcttactatgtgcagaccactggactaagcgcttggaatggacaattcggctacagatagagacgatccctgcccaacaacgggctcacagtctatgctaagcgcttactatgtgcagagcactggactaagcgcttggaatggacaattcagcaacagatagagacaatccctgcccaataacgggctcacggtctttgctaagcgcttactatgtgcagaacactgtactaagcgcttggaatggacatttcgtcaacagagacgatccctgcccaacaacgggctcacagtctttgctaagcgcttactatgtgcagagcactggactaagctctggggtagatacagggtcaacaggttgtcccacgaggggctcacatttttttaatccccatttttacaggtgaggtaactgaggcccagggaagtgaagggacttgcccaaggtcacccagcggacaagcggcggagtcgggattagaaccctcgacctccgactcccaagcccgggctcttgccaccgagccacgctgtttctctattctACTCTAGAGACCTCAGGGGTGGGGGTTGCTTTCCAGCGAATTCCCATTTAGGGCCCAGAGAAAAGTGAGAAAATAAATGCGccttcctcccctgtcccccccaacccaaacccaggtttcctccggcccccggggcagggcagggaggacagcagccTCCCCCCAGCACCTTCGAGACCGTCcccgcagtccctgccccgcacccgGACAGAGACCCGCCCCCCCTCCCAAGGGCAAGGGGCGGGACGGAAGGACCCCCGCCCAGACCCACGCCCTTCAGGCCCAGCCCCAAATTTAGCCCCTGCCCCAAACTCAACCCCAGACCCGAATCCAGCTCCGGGTCCGGATCCGGATCCGACCACAACCCCAGCTCCAAATTCAATCCTAGCCCCAAACTCAACCCCAGTTCCAAACTCAACCCCAGCTCCAGACCCAGACCCgaacccagctccagccccaactccagccccagcTCTACCTCCAGCCCTAAGCTCCAGCCccagctcattcattcgatcgtatgtattgagcgcttactgggtgcagagcaccctactaagcgtttgggagagaagagtctAAAAACAaatagggacattccctgcccacagggggctcacagtctagcgtcaGCCCCAacttccaccccagccccagctccagccccagcccccagcctcagaactggccccaggccccagcctcAGTTCCagctccaaccccagctccagctTCAGAACTAGTCCCAGCCCCAGCACCCCAGCCCCagcaccccagccccagctccagccccagctccagcccccagctccagcccccagctccagcccctagcccccagcctcagctccagccccagcc
The Ornithorhynchus anatinus isolate Pmale09 chromosome 4, mOrnAna1.pri.v4, whole genome shotgun sequence genome window above contains:
- the S1PR1 gene encoding sphingosine 1-phosphate receptor 1 — its product is MGSPGSPYPKPGAVPDYVNYDIIIRHYNYTGKLNPGAESQLKLTSVLFIVICCFIILENIFVLLTIWKTKKFHRPMYYFIGNLALSDLLAGVAYMANLLLSGATTYTLTPAQWFLREGSMFVALSASVFSLLAIAIERYITMFKMKLHNGSNSVRSFLLISGCWVVSLVLGGLPIMGWNCINELQSCSTVLPLYHKHYILFCTTVFTLLLLSIVILYCLIYSLVKTRSRRLTFRKNASKASRSSEKSLALLKTVIIVLSAFIACWAPLFILLLLDVGCKVKTCSILFKAEYFLVLAVLNSATNPIIYTLTNKEMRRAFTRIICCCKCPPADSGGKVKWPIVGGMEVSRSKSDNSSHPQKDEGDCPETIMSSGNVNSSS